One genomic window of Streptomyces sp. WP-1 includes the following:
- a CDS encoding Gfo/Idh/MocA family protein produces MLQPLVVGLGRSGSGLHLKTLARLARRTEAAGDPLVALPVVGCDPRAEAPGNAGAAGELTAFGTLDEALARIDPAATVAHVCTPPRLRYDVIARLAGHGIRRLVVEKPLAASLAELDALVRLRERADLDVVVVSHWTGSRLTGRLRRLVRDETLGPLRRITVDQHKPRFLRSLTTDGHPSALDVEIPHSLALALDLAGPAELRAARCWDLRCEDRVLPALGGAHVELEHRSGVTTLLRSDLGAAVRQRSVVCAFEGGTATAHFPLSEDDDHAQLIVRGADAEAGHQVFRDDALTDFLAAAYRGFASGTAGAMSFALACTTARLLCGAREHCAVVGRPDAVPTAAAAPTPVPPATVTPTPVPPARVGSR; encoded by the coding sequence GTGCTGCAGCCCCTCGTGGTCGGGCTCGGCCGCTCCGGGTCCGGACTGCATCTGAAGACCCTCGCCCGGCTGGCCCGGCGCACCGAGGCCGCCGGTGATCCGCTCGTCGCCCTGCCCGTGGTCGGCTGCGACCCGCGCGCCGAGGCACCGGGGAACGCGGGCGCGGCCGGTGAACTCACGGCCTTCGGCACGCTGGACGAGGCCCTGGCCCGGATCGACCCCGCCGCGACGGTCGCCCATGTGTGCACTCCGCCCCGGCTGCGGTACGACGTGATCGCGCGCCTCGCCGGACACGGGATCCGCCGGCTGGTCGTGGAGAAACCCCTCGCCGCGTCCCTGGCCGAACTCGACGCCCTGGTACGGCTGCGGGAGCGGGCGGACCTGGACGTGGTGGTCGTCTCGCACTGGACCGGCTCCCGGCTCACCGGCCGACTGCGCCGACTGGTCCGCGACGAGACGCTCGGACCCCTCCGCCGTATCACCGTGGACCAGCACAAGCCCCGCTTCCTGCGGTCGCTGACCACCGACGGGCACCCGAGCGCGCTGGACGTGGAGATCCCCCACTCCCTCGCGCTCGCCCTGGACCTGGCCGGTCCGGCCGAACTCCGCGCGGCCCGGTGCTGGGACCTGCGCTGCGAGGACCGCGTGCTGCCCGCCCTCGGCGGTGCCCATGTCGAACTGGAGCACCGGTCGGGGGTGACGACCCTGCTGCGCTCCGATCTCGGCGCGGCGGTCCGGCAGCGCAGCGTGGTCTGCGCGTTCGAGGGCGGCACGGCCACGGCGCACTTCCCGCTCAGCGAGGACGACGACCACGCCCAGCTCATCGTCCGAGGCGCGGACGCGGAGGCCGGGCACCAGGTCTTCCGCGACGACGCCCTGACCGACTTCCTGGCGGCCGCCTACCGGGGCTTCGCGTCGGGGACGGCCGGTGCGATGAGCTTCGCGCTCGCCTGTACGACGGCGCGGCTGCTGTGCGGGGCGCGCGAGCACTGTGCCGTCGTAGGGCGGCCGGACGCGGTGCCAACGGCCGCCGCCGCGCCGACTCCCGTACCACCGGCCACCGTCACGCCGACTCCCGTACCACCGGCCCGTGTCGGGAGCCGCTGA
- a CDS encoding DegT/DnrJ/EryC1/StrS aminotransferase family protein translates to MGDVFDSGKFSHGKQVGQLETELAQYTGARHVIGVNSGTDALVLLLRACGLRPGDGVLVPAYSFFATASAVVLAGGRPQFVDIDPRTYAMDPEALDAAVTPRSRFVMPVHLFHTMADMAAVDAVARRHGLTVVEDSAEAIGMRRSGVHAGLHGRGGVLSFFPSKTLGAIGDAGAVLTDDPRIADTVAALRHHGRGGRTLNDFPAISTESALPGANSKMDDIQAAVLLAKLPLLEAHIARRAELAAAYTARLRDVPGILRLPRAVTETPDDRDVHYVYLIETEHRDALVAHLGAQGIGTEVYYPLPLPQQPVLGHLGHRPGDFPHAEAAARRAVALPFHPDLRPGDLDRVCDTIGSFLATTRTTA, encoded by the coding sequence TTGGGCGACGTTTTCGACAGCGGCAAATTCAGCCATGGGAAACAGGTCGGGCAACTAGAGACGGAACTCGCGCAGTACACCGGCGCCCGCCATGTGATCGGCGTCAACAGCGGGACCGACGCCCTGGTGCTGCTGCTGCGCGCCTGCGGACTGCGGCCCGGTGACGGGGTCCTGGTGCCGGCGTACTCGTTCTTCGCCACCGCCTCGGCCGTCGTCCTCGCGGGCGGGCGGCCGCAGTTCGTGGACATCGACCCGCGCACGTACGCGATGGACCCCGAGGCGCTCGACGCCGCCGTCACCCCCCGCAGCCGGTTCGTGATGCCGGTGCACCTGTTCCACACCATGGCCGACATGGCGGCCGTCGACGCCGTCGCCCGGCGGCACGGCCTGACCGTCGTCGAGGACAGCGCCGAGGCGATCGGCATGCGCCGGAGCGGAGTCCACGCGGGGCTGCACGGCAGGGGCGGCGTCCTGTCGTTCTTCCCCTCCAAGACGCTCGGCGCGATCGGCGACGCCGGGGCCGTCCTCACCGACGACCCGCGGATCGCGGACACGGTCGCGGCCCTGCGCCACCACGGCAGGGGCGGCCGTACGCTGAACGACTTCCCGGCCATCTCCACCGAGAGCGCGCTGCCGGGCGCGAACAGCAAGATGGACGACATCCAGGCGGCCGTCCTGCTCGCCAAACTGCCTTTGCTGGAGGCGCACATCGCGCGCCGCGCCGAACTGGCCGCCGCCTACACCGCCCGGCTGCGGGACGTGCCCGGCATCCTCCGCCTGCCGCGGGCCGTCACGGAGACACCCGACGACCGCGACGTGCACTACGTCTACCTGATCGAGACCGAGCACCGCGACGCCCTGGTCGCACACCTCGGCGCACAGGGCATCGGCACCGAGGTCTACTACCCGCTGCCGCTGCCCCAGCAGCCCGTCCTCGGCCACCTGGGCCACCGGCCCGGCGACTTCCCGCACGCGGAGGCCGCCGCCCGCCGCGCCGTGGCCCTGCCCTTCCACCCGGATCTGCGCCCCGGCGACCTGGACCGCGTCTGCGACACCATCGGCTCCTTCCTCGCCACGACGAGGACCACCGCATGA
- a CDS encoding DegT/DnrJ/EryC1/StrS aminotransferase family protein has product MTTTPATAVPFFPPALFEADRAALIGLVREVGLDPEQRFILGARTAAFEELLRADLGAADVVACSSGTSALSLVLRAMDIGPGDEVIVPAFGCAPLASSVVAVGAVPVFADIRPDTMTMDPDAAERLVTERTRAVLPAHMFSVMADMPRFTELARRHGLRLLEDSAVAQGGVLRGVPAGLWGEAGVYSFVQVKTCGMPGEGGAVITRDPALGERVRMLRNHGQRPGRRFVHHALGVNSRFDEIQAAFQTHRYAGFPARLARRAEIAAYYTERFTPLADRGVTPPPPDRDGRCFYVYTVLADAREALAAHLAEHGVATHVYYPSPLPAHPAFAPYAPPDTRWPAAERAARRHLSLPVHHLLTDTQVRQVADLVCAFATAHG; this is encoded by the coding sequence ATGACGACCACGCCCGCCACCGCCGTCCCCTTCTTCCCGCCCGCCCTCTTCGAGGCCGACCGTGCCGCACTGATCGGTCTGGTCCGCGAGGTGGGCCTCGATCCGGAGCAACGTTTCATCCTGGGCGCGCGCACCGCCGCCTTCGAGGAGCTGCTGCGCGCCGACCTCGGCGCCGCCGACGTGGTCGCCTGCTCCAGCGGCACCTCCGCGCTCTCGCTGGTGCTGCGGGCCATGGACATCGGCCCCGGCGACGAGGTGATCGTCCCCGCCTTCGGCTGCGCGCCCCTGGCCTCCTCGGTCGTCGCCGTCGGGGCCGTCCCGGTCTTCGCCGACATCCGGCCGGACACCATGACCATGGACCCGGACGCCGCCGAACGCCTCGTCACCGAGCGGACCCGGGCCGTGCTGCCCGCGCATATGTTCTCCGTGATGGCCGACATGCCCCGCTTCACCGAGCTGGCCCGGCGGCACGGACTGCGCCTGCTGGAGGACTCGGCGGTCGCCCAGGGCGGTGTGCTGCGCGGAGTGCCGGCCGGGCTGTGGGGCGAGGCGGGTGTCTACTCCTTCGTGCAGGTCAAGACGTGCGGGATGCCTGGTGAGGGTGGCGCGGTGATCACCCGGGACCCGGCGCTCGGCGAGCGGGTGCGGATGCTGCGCAACCACGGCCAGCGGCCCGGGCGGCGCTTCGTCCACCACGCCCTCGGCGTCAACAGCCGTTTCGACGAGATCCAGGCGGCCTTCCAGACGCACCGCTACGCCGGTTTCCCCGCACGCCTCGCGCGGCGGGCCGAGATCGCCGCGTACTACACCGAGCGTTTCACCCCGCTCGCCGACCGCGGTGTGACCCCGCCGCCGCCCGACCGCGACGGCCGCTGCTTCTACGTGTACACGGTCCTCGCCGACGCCCGGGAGGCCCTCGCCGCCCATCTCGCCGAGCACGGGGTGGCCACCCATGTGTACTACCCGAGCCCCCTGCCCGCGCACCCCGCCTTCGCGCCCTACGCCCCACCGGACACCCGCTGGCCCGCCGCGGAGCGGGCGGCCCGCCGCCATCTGTCGCTGCCGGTGCACCACTTGCTGACCGACACCCAGGTCCGGCAGGTCGCCGACCTCGTGTGCGCCTTCGCCACGGCGCACGGCTGA
- a CDS encoding UbiA family prenyltransferase: MTDSIVAGRPTATTHAPSRLRTYARLGKLDVYDYYLGIFLALAAALFPLDAFTARKTLVLALFLAGEIAVLMAMVALDDVTGFRDGSDLANYGPDNPLRSKARKPLVAGALTVPQALRFAWTCAVAGALLWTAASALAPHRPLWALVAAGALFVVSLQYSYGLKISYHGFQEAFLVALGAVLVIVPYGLLTGEFTGFLMVQAVLFGFGPLMFGVYSNTNDVEGDRAVGRPTVAALVSERGNAVFIGALSAAEFLIGALASLTGTAPWWFVLLMLPATALRTRQYLTGFVRGDIMTARRTGFTVHRLSVVLMTAANALVGWGATR, encoded by the coding sequence ATGACCGACAGCATCGTGGCCGGCCGTCCCACGGCCACCACCCACGCTCCCAGCAGGCTGCGCACCTACGCGCGGCTCGGCAAGCTGGACGTGTACGACTACTACCTCGGCATCTTCCTCGCCCTGGCCGCCGCCCTGTTCCCGCTCGACGCCTTCACCGCCCGCAAGACGCTGGTCCTCGCGCTGTTCCTGGCCGGGGAGATCGCCGTCCTCATGGCGATGGTCGCCCTGGACGACGTCACCGGGTTCCGCGACGGCAGCGACCTCGCCAACTACGGCCCCGACAACCCCCTGCGCAGCAAGGCACGCAAGCCCCTGGTCGCCGGGGCGCTGACGGTGCCCCAGGCGCTGCGCTTCGCCTGGACCTGCGCGGTCGCGGGCGCCCTGCTGTGGACGGCCGCCTCCGCGCTCGCCCCGCACCGCCCGCTGTGGGCGCTCGTCGCCGCGGGCGCCCTGTTCGTGGTGTCACTCCAGTACTCGTACGGTCTGAAGATCAGCTACCACGGTTTCCAGGAGGCGTTCCTGGTCGCCCTCGGCGCCGTGCTCGTGATCGTCCCCTACGGGCTGCTGACCGGGGAGTTCACCGGCTTTCTGATGGTGCAGGCGGTGCTGTTCGGGTTCGGCCCGCTGATGTTCGGGGTCTACTCCAACACCAACGACGTCGAGGGCGACCGGGCCGTGGGCCGTCCCACCGTGGCCGCGCTGGTCTCGGAGCGGGGCAACGCCGTCTTCATCGGGGCGCTGTCGGCCGCCGAGTTCCTCATCGGCGCGCTCGCCTCGCTCACCGGCACCGCCCCCTGGTGGTTCGTGCTGCTGATGCTGCCCGCGACCGCGCTGCGCACCCGGCAGTACCTGACCGGGTTCGTGCGGGGCGACATCATGACCGCCCGCCGGACCGGCTTCACCGTGCACCGGCTCAGCGTGGTCCTGATGACCGCGGCCAACGCCCTCGTCGGCTGGGGGGCCACCCGATGA
- a CDS encoding NAD(P)/FAD-dependent oxidoreductase, translating into MTPELDVAVVGAGIAGLTAAHELRRAGLSVRVYEQLPDVGGRMRSLRHEGWTVDTGAEQVASHGYRATWELLRRLGVSPADVPRVGGGVAVWRGGRARPGVGERTAVLTGAGLSVRARRDLAAFSAWSGRRAAGFDGDRPERTPLGATTVREATARHHRDLHDYLFQPVAGCFFGWDTARSAAAPLVSLLLEAGSPSSWRTYREGMDFLARRLAAETEVVTGRIVREVVDTGGHAVLRCDDGEVRARAAVLAVPAPVAAALRPELPADERPFLTACTFTPMLKVSCLLDRPLAPAARRPVHILLTPAAEEQTLSGVVVDHAKDPGRAPDGRGLITLVAAPQRVPGLLDADPDDTADLLVRAAERYVPGIGAARRHHFTHTFRDGLPEATPAALAERAAFLERPARAVEYAGDWVMLRPASEGAVRAGALAASRVLSRLGRPRPAGPDRLEKSVATA; encoded by the coding sequence ATGACACCCGAACTGGACGTCGCCGTCGTCGGCGCGGGCATCGCCGGACTGACCGCCGCCCACGAACTGCGCCGCGCCGGACTCTCCGTCCGCGTCTACGAGCAACTCCCCGACGTGGGCGGCCGGATGCGCAGCCTGCGCCACGAGGGCTGGACCGTGGACACCGGCGCCGAACAGGTCGCCTCCCACGGCTACCGCGCCACCTGGGAGCTGCTGCGCCGCCTCGGCGTCAGCCCCGCCGACGTGCCCCGGGTCGGGGGCGGGGTGGCCGTCTGGCGCGGCGGGCGCGCCCGCCCGGGCGTGGGGGAGCGCACCGCCGTCCTCACCGGCGCCGGACTCTCCGTCCGTGCCCGCCGCGACCTGGCCGCCTTCTCCGCCTGGTCCGGCCGCCGCGCCGCCGGGTTCGACGGCGACCGCCCCGAACGCACCCCGCTCGGCGCCACCACCGTGCGCGAGGCGACCGCGCGTCACCACCGCGACCTGCACGACTACCTCTTCCAGCCGGTCGCGGGCTGCTTCTTCGGCTGGGACACCGCCCGTTCGGCGGCCGCCCCGCTGGTCAGCCTGCTGCTGGAGGCCGGTTCCCCGAGCAGCTGGCGCACCTACCGGGAGGGCATGGACTTCCTCGCCCGCCGGCTCGCCGCCGAGACCGAGGTCGTCACCGGGCGCATCGTGCGCGAGGTGGTCGACACGGGCGGGCACGCCGTGCTGCGCTGCGACGACGGCGAGGTCAGGGCACGGGCCGCGGTGCTCGCCGTACCCGCGCCCGTCGCGGCGGCCCTGCGCCCCGAACTCCCCGCCGACGAACGGCCGTTCCTCACCGCCTGCACCTTCACCCCGATGCTGAAGGTCAGCTGCCTGCTGGACCGCCCGCTCGCCCCGGCCGCCCGCCGCCCGGTGCACATCCTGCTCACCCCGGCCGCCGAGGAGCAGACCCTCTCCGGTGTCGTCGTGGACCATGCCAAGGACCCCGGCCGCGCCCCCGACGGCCGTGGCCTCATCACCCTCGTGGCCGCTCCGCAGCGGGTTCCCGGACTCCTGGACGCCGACCCGGACGACACCGCCGACCTGCTGGTCCGGGCGGCCGAACGCTACGTCCCCGGCATCGGCGCCGCCCGCCGCCACCACTTCACGCACACCTTCCGCGACGGCCTGCCCGAAGCCACCCCGGCGGCCCTCGCCGAACGCGCCGCCTTCCTGGAGCGGCCGGCGCGCGCGGTGGAGTACGCCGGCGACTGGGTGATGCTGCGGCCCGCGTCCGAAGGCGCCGTCCGCGCGGGCGCGCTCGCCGCGTCCCGCGTCCTGAGCAGGCTCGGCCGGCCCCGCCCGGCCGGCCCCGATCGTCTGGAGAAGTCCGTTGCGACCGCATGA
- a CDS encoding class I adenylate-forming enzyme family protein codes for MRPHDMGTLFDEAAAGGARTVFRLDRPLDIAPDAGTRWSVPELADLVRVSAARLAAAGVRAGDRVAIVKDNHWDYDLLACAAVRVGAVPALLSARLEPETLRTLLERLRPAALVTTSALLAHCRAASPPVRVTLDAEAPGAVHLAALDAGRPGPPVRRADDAPLVIHHTSGTTGVPKLVVHSTRTLVHKLARFEAVRYPGIGIRRDDVLLNASAYAHGRTFCWTAVVLSTPPAEVVLLTGDDPDTADPLLRAHPPTVVEALPATYVRMRPLTTRLDNPFRRVRLYISTYDAVHPPVLRAYLNTTRHARPVWMQGWGQTETGPLTFRFHTRRAALARDTDATARRLGRPVPRRTRLRAVDPETLRPVPRGRPGLLLVRTAALAVGYVAEDERWDAKRVGDWWSTGDMGVLHRDGSVSVLDREVDSMPGLSCLRTEDLLEERLPGALECVVLGATDGDPLPVVVTADGRLDPGAWKEATNGLPALREPAVLTWDDVPRTGTGKVRRAALARRLTGTGLTDTGRWT; via the coding sequence TTGCGACCGCATGACATGGGCACCCTGTTCGACGAGGCCGCGGCGGGCGGCGCCCGCACCGTGTTCCGTCTCGACCGGCCCCTCGACATCGCCCCGGACGCCGGAACCCGCTGGAGCGTCCCGGAACTCGCGGACCTCGTCCGGGTGAGTGCCGCCCGGCTCGCCGCCGCCGGAGTACGGGCCGGGGACCGGGTGGCGATCGTCAAGGACAACCACTGGGACTACGACCTGCTCGCCTGCGCCGCCGTCCGCGTCGGCGCCGTCCCCGCGCTGCTGTCCGCCCGGCTGGAGCCGGAGACCCTGCGCACCCTGCTGGAACGGCTGCGCCCGGCCGCGCTCGTCACCACCTCCGCGCTGCTCGCCCACTGCCGGGCCGCGAGCCCACCGGTCCGTGTCACCCTCGACGCCGAGGCACCCGGCGCCGTCCACCTCGCCGCGCTGGACGCCGGCCGGCCGGGCCCACCGGTACGGCGGGCCGACGACGCCCCCCTCGTCATCCACCACACCTCGGGCACGACCGGCGTACCCAAGCTGGTCGTCCACTCCACCCGCACCCTCGTGCACAAACTCGCCCGCTTCGAGGCGGTGCGCTATCCGGGCATCGGCATCCGCCGCGACGACGTCCTGCTCAACGCCAGCGCGTACGCACACGGACGGACCTTCTGCTGGACGGCGGTGGTCCTGTCGACGCCGCCCGCCGAGGTCGTCCTGCTCACCGGCGACGACCCGGACACCGCCGACCCGCTGCTGCGCGCCCACCCGCCCACCGTCGTCGAGGCCCTGCCCGCCACCTACGTCCGGATGCGGCCGCTCACCACCCGCCTGGACAACCCCTTCCGGCGGGTCCGCCTGTACATCAGCACCTACGACGCCGTGCACCCGCCCGTCCTGCGCGCCTACCTGAACACGACCCGGCACGCCCGCCCGGTGTGGATGCAGGGCTGGGGCCAGACCGAGACCGGCCCGCTGACCTTCCGCTTCCACACCCGGCGCGCCGCGCTCGCCCGGGACACGGACGCCACGGCCCGCCGCCTCGGCCGCCCGGTGCCGCGCCGGACCCGGCTGCGCGCGGTGGACCCGGAGACCCTGCGCCCCGTGCCGCGCGGCCGCCCCGGACTGCTCCTGGTGCGCACCGCCGCCCTCGCCGTCGGCTACGTCGCCGAGGACGAACGCTGGGACGCCAAACGCGTCGGCGACTGGTGGTCCACGGGCGACATGGGCGTGCTGCACCGCGACGGCAGCGTCAGCGTCCTGGACCGCGAGGTCGACAGCATGCCCGGCCTGAGCTGCCTGCGGACCGAGGACCTGCTGGAGGAACGGCTGCCCGGGGCTTTGGAATGCGTCGTCCTCGGCGCCACCGACGGCGATCCGCTGCCCGTCGTGGTCACCGCCGACGGCCGACTCGACCCGGGCGCCTGGAAAGAGGCCACGAACGGGCTACCGGCGCTGCGTGAACCGGCCGTCCTCACCTGGGACGATGTGCCGCGCACCGGCACCGGCAAGGTCCGCCGCGCCGCCCTGGCACGCCGCCTCACCGGCACCGGGCTCACGGACACCGGGCGCTGGACCTGA
- a CDS encoding class I SAM-dependent methyltransferase: MAPPAPARAVFGNGTAHSRDQHRCLEAAYDPVTLPRLAAAGVGPGWHCLEIGAGGGSIARWLAERVAPGGSVLATDRDPRDLVPGPRLAVAALDVARDPLPEAAYDLIVARLVLQHVPSREAVLPRLVRALRPGGLLQIDEIDASYEPPLLTPDPAAGELYVRFLRAKSAAMRAAGGDPHWGRAVPAALCAAGLTGIDVQLHIGVRHAQDPGLGLQSNHTRNLRDRLVEQGMTDEELHRVRQLMRDPSFRAASSVFYSVQGRRPGEEGR; the protein is encoded by the coding sequence ATGGCACCGCCGGCCCCCGCCCGGGCGGTCTTCGGCAACGGCACCGCGCACAGCCGCGACCAGCACCGCTGCCTGGAGGCCGCCTACGACCCGGTGACCCTGCCCCGCCTGGCCGCCGCCGGTGTCGGCCCGGGCTGGCACTGCCTGGAGATCGGCGCGGGCGGCGGCAGCATCGCCCGCTGGCTGGCCGAGCGGGTCGCGCCGGGCGGCTCGGTGCTCGCCACCGACCGCGACCCCCGCGACCTCGTCCCCGGCCCGCGGCTGGCGGTCGCCGCGCTCGACGTGGCCCGCGATCCGCTGCCCGAGGCGGCCTACGACCTGATCGTGGCGCGCCTGGTGCTCCAGCACGTGCCCTCCCGCGAGGCCGTCCTGCCCCGCCTCGTACGAGCCCTGCGGCCCGGCGGACTGCTCCAGATCGACGAGATCGACGCCTCCTACGAACCCCCGCTGCTGACCCCGGACCCGGCGGCCGGGGAACTGTACGTCCGCTTCCTGCGGGCCAAGTCGGCCGCGATGCGCGCCGCGGGCGGCGATCCGCACTGGGGGCGCGCCGTGCCCGCCGCCCTGTGCGCGGCGGGGCTGACCGGCATCGACGTCCAGCTGCACATCGGCGTCCGGCACGCCCAGGACCCCGGCCTCGGGCTCCAGTCGAACCACACCCGCAACCTCCGCGACCGGCTGGTGGAACAGGGCATGACCGACGAAGAGCTGCACCGGGTACGGCAGTTGATGCGGGACCCCTCCTTCCGTGCCGCCTCCAGCGTCTTCTACTCGGTGCAGGGCCGCCGGCCCGGCGAGGAGGGCCGGTGA
- a CDS encoding CoA transferase produces MSPRTAVRPVVAAAVADRLLRHTAPGVPGTRLVLDWAGPVGMDLPDERAVQAACGLMHLHGRATGGPAPLAVDYASVVAGVLAAQGVTAAGIGRARGLDLREVRTSVAQGALLAAGQYLAAATAREGDGPPPTTAAPEPCAGGLATLETCDGARVEVETLDPLAWREFWTRLGVPPAVAGRGWLPFQQRFATAVCPLPDELRAAARRRTLPDLRAAAYDTGVSLLTLGTDPDPAVRPEPWRFTPAPAVPPAPRRGTPVPAVPPVPRWGTPPPAHAAPDALPRSLPLAGLRVVESTRRVQGPLAGHVLRMLGAEVIRIEPPGGDPMRWLPPLAGDTSARFTALNAGKRVVEADLTTARGRETVRALAAEADAFVHNWAPGKAGRLGLDAPDLLSARPALVYAWASGFGDTLGDRPPLGTDYLAQVHSGLAAAVRPADEPPAPSLMTLTDVLGGLVCAQGVLAALAHRERTGRGGRVDSSLVSAAALVPRPAHRVRWTARDRPLRTADGHLYLGPEARANPEAARRLLERADRSARTTDEWTHRLAAAGLTATPVRTDLAALADDPAFEAAVAPPDPLIGHARPHAPWEFA; encoded by the coding sequence GTGAGTCCGCGTACCGCCGTACGGCCGGTGGTCGCCGCCGCCGTCGCCGACCGGTTGCTCCGGCACACCGCCCCGGGTGTCCCGGGGACGCGCCTCGTCCTCGACTGGGCCGGGCCGGTCGGGATGGACCTGCCGGACGAGCGTGCCGTACAGGCCGCCTGCGGGCTCATGCACCTCCACGGCCGGGCCACCGGCGGACCGGCCCCGCTCGCCGTCGACTACGCCTCGGTGGTGGCCGGGGTCCTCGCCGCCCAGGGCGTCACGGCCGCCGGGATCGGACGGGCCCGGGGACTCGACCTGCGCGAGGTGCGGACCTCGGTCGCGCAGGGAGCGCTGCTGGCGGCCGGCCAGTACCTCGCCGCCGCTACGGCCCGCGAAGGAGACGGACCGCCCCCGACGACGGCGGCACCGGAGCCGTGTGCGGGCGGGCTCGCGACCCTGGAGACCTGCGACGGCGCTCGCGTGGAGGTGGAGACCCTCGACCCGCTGGCCTGGCGGGAGTTCTGGACCCGGCTCGGTGTGCCGCCCGCCGTCGCGGGCCGTGGCTGGCTGCCCTTCCAGCAGCGGTTCGCCACCGCCGTATGCCCGTTGCCCGACGAACTGCGCGCGGCCGCCCGCCGCCGCACCCTGCCGGACCTGCGGGCCGCCGCGTACGACACCGGCGTCAGCCTCCTCACCCTCGGCACCGACCCCGACCCGGCCGTCCGCCCCGAACCCTGGCGGTTCACCCCCGCACCGGCCGTCCCCCCGGCTCCCCGGCGGGGAACTCCCGTACCGGCCGTCCCCCCGGTTCCCCGGTGGGGAACTCCTCCGCCAGCGCACGCGGCCCCCGATGCTCTCCCGCGCTCCCTGCCGCTCGCGGGCCTGCGGGTGGTGGAGTCCACGCGCCGGGTGCAGGGACCCCTCGCCGGGCACGTCCTGCGAATGCTGGGCGCCGAGGTGATCCGGATCGAGCCACCGGGCGGCGACCCGATGCGCTGGCTGCCCCCGCTGGCCGGGGACACCTCCGCCCGGTTCACGGCCCTCAACGCGGGCAAGCGGGTCGTCGAGGCCGACCTCACGACCGCGCGGGGCCGGGAGACGGTACGCGCGCTGGCCGCCGAGGCCGACGCCTTCGTGCACAACTGGGCCCCCGGCAAGGCCGGCCGGCTGGGGCTCGACGCCCCCGACCTGCTGTCCGCCCGTCCCGCCCTGGTGTACGCCTGGGCCTCCGGCTTCGGCGACACCCTCGGCGACCGGCCGCCCCTCGGCACCGACTACCTCGCCCAGGTGCACAGCGGACTCGCCGCCGCCGTACGTCCGGCCGACGAACCCCCGGCCCCCTCCCTGATGACCCTCACCGACGTCCTCGGCGGACTGGTGTGCGCCCAGGGCGTGCTGGCCGCGCTGGCGCACCGGGAACGGACCGGGCGGGGCGGCCGCGTCGACTCCAGCCTGGTCTCCGCCGCCGCCCTGGTCCCGCGCCCCGCGCACCGGGTCCGCTGGACGGCACGGGACCGCCCTCTGCGCACCGCGGACGGCCATCTGTACCTCGGCCCCGAGGCCCGCGCGAACCCGGAGGCGGCGCGCCGGCTGCTGGAGCGCGCCGACCGCTCGGCCCGCACCACCGACGAGTGGACGCACCGCCTGGCCGCGGCGGGCCTGACCGCCACCCCCGTCCGCACCGACCTGGCCGCCCTGGCGGACGACCCCGCCTTCGAGGCGGCCGTCGCACCGCCGGATCCGCTCATCGGCCACGCCCGGCCGCACGCGCCCTGGGAGTTCGCATGA